One genomic segment of Oreochromis aureus strain Israel breed Guangdong linkage group 9, ZZ_aureus, whole genome shotgun sequence includes these proteins:
- the LOC116321060 gene encoding nebulette-like isoform X2 — protein sequence MSEIQSEANYKKDKEDLPNTLYSLLPETLETQFVKEMAETHSQVKYKQAGKQHTASSLYSKLPETLETKHAKEVTELQSEKKYKDEGKKEMMSPLYAQLPETTETHFAREMTEILSENKYKESGKKSQTVSVYSQLPQTNEIQFAKAVSEIQSESKYKEAGKKEASSSLYSKLPETLETQHAKEAAQLQSQVKYKQDGKKEVSSSLYHQLPATTETQLAKELRDLCSEVKYKEEGKKEISKNLYSLLPETAETQFAKQMSEIQSEAKYKKDKEDLPNTLYSLLPETLETQFVKEMAETHSEVKYKEAGKKEASSSLYHQLPETLETQHVKEVTELQSENKYKQSGKKAMSSSLYSQLPQTAETQLAAKVSDMQSECKYKENGIKSLSQSLYSQLPETAETQLARTVSELQSEAKYKEASKKEASSCLYHQLPETLETQHAKEATELQSQVKYKEGKKELSTNLYSLLPETEEIKFAKAVTELQSENKYKQKGRQEISSSVFHQMPETKEMEFVKHISELQSESKYKKDKEDLPNTLYSLLPETLETQFVKEMAETHSKNKYKEAGKKEMVKCLYSLLPETKETQHAKEQSQLHSEKAYREESKKEAGCSLYAQMPQTIETVFAKELSKTQSDKFYKEKYNREKGKSSYTNMKTLPEVEHAMEVNKKQSEVSYRKGKEELHHYNAVPDRPDIVNATNAAKLASDVTYKSYTKQPVYSDESLLARTDIQHAKEVSKLASQVKYKESFDRQLKGQKPQYNPLECVSFKQTQAASALASQVKYKTNQNQKPEGSSDLPNLLQLEHALHASKLQSNVEYKKKYEQTKAHYHIALDTAEQLHHKENAVLHSQVKYREEYEKNKGRSLMEFGDTQTYKVSKEAQKMQSEKEYRKDYEEQMKGKALVDVDQTPGYLTARHASSLLSEKEYKRDLEQEVKGRGLSGVGLEETPELLRVRKANQILNQKEYRRDLEREIVGKGMELSADVLEMQRAKRASQIQSQKSYKQTEQLREHSYGTVTDTPELLHASYLKDVYSQKKYKDEAERLKGRYSLVSETPEMERVKANQRHISSLRYCWDSKLMRNLTSSVTETPEIVLARENAKKISDVKYKQSAVKATSVGVTPELERVKQNQENISSVKYQRGLQEVRGRSCNELDTPEYRRVRKTQDSVSMVAAWLLWFPPVQWEELTQVMSDVAPSV from the exons ATGTCAGAAATACAGAGTGAG gcaaaCTACAAGAAGGACAAAGAGGATCTGCCCAACACTTTGTACTCACTGCTGCCTGAAACTCTGGAGACTCAGTTTGTTAAAGAGATGGCTGAGACACACAGCCAG GTGAAGTACAAGCAGGCGGGTAAGCAGCACACGGCGTCGTCTCTTTACTCCAAACTGCCCGAAACTCTGGAGACCAAACACGCCAAAGAAGTGACTGAACTGCAGAGTGAA AAAAAGTACAAAGATGAGGGGAAGAAGGAGATGATGTCGCCTCTGTACGCTCAGCTCCCTGAAACCACAGAGACCCACTTTGCCCGCGAGATGACTGAAATACTGAGCGAG AACAAATATAAGGAAAGTGGGAAGAAGAGCCAGACTGTCAGTGTGTATTCCCAGCTGCCACAGACCAACGAAATCCAGTTTGCCAAAGCTGTATCTGAAATACAGAGTGAG agcaaaTATAAAGAAGCGGGAAAGAAGGAAGCGTCCAGCTCTCTGTACTCGAAGCTGCCCGAGACTCTGGAAACTCAGCACGCCAAAGAGGCGGCACAGCTGCAGAGTCAG GTGAAGTATAAACAGGACGGTAAGAAGGAGGTGAGCAGCTCTCTGTATCATCAGCTACCTGCAACCACAGAGACACAGCTGGCCAAGGAGCTGAGAGATCTCTGCAGTGAG gtgAAGTACAAAGAGGAGGGTAAGAAGGAGATCAGTAAGAACTTGTACTCGCTGCTCCCAGAGACGGCAGAGACACAGTTCGCCAAGCAGATGTCAGAAATACAGAGTGAG GCAAAGTACAAGAAGGACAAAGAGGATCTGCCCAACACTTTGTACTCACTGCTGCCTGAAACTCTGGAGACTCAGTTTGTTAAAGAGATGGCTGAGACACACAGCGAG GTTAAATACAAAGAAGCAGGGAAGAAAGAGGCCAGCAGCTCTCTGTACCACCAGCTCCCTGAGACTCTGGAGACGCAGCACGTTAAAGAGGTTACTGAGCTGCAGAGCGAG AACAAGTACAAGCAGAGCGGGAAGAAGGCGATGTCGTCCAGTTTGTACTCTCAGCTGCCGCAGACGGCCGAAACGCAGCTCGCCGCCAAGGTGTCCGACATGCAGAGTGAA TGTAAATACAAGGAGAACGGCATCAAGAGCCTCTCTCAGAGTCTCTACTCACAGCTCCCAGAAACAGCCGAGACTCAGTTAGCCAGAACTGTGTCTGAGCTGCAGAGTGAG gCCAAGTACAAGGAGGCGAGCAAAAAGGAGGCGAGCAGCTGTCTGTACCATCAGCTGCCCGAAACACTGGAGACTCAGCATGCTAAAGAGGCTACTGAGCTACAAAGTCAG GTGAAATACAAGGAAGGTAAGAAGGAGCTGAGCACCAACCTGTACTCACTGCTGCCTGAGACAGAGGAGATCAAGTTTGCTAAAGCAGTGACGGAGCTTCAGAGTGAG AATAAATACAAGCAGAAAGGCAGACAGGAGATCAGCAGCAGTGTTTTCCACCAGATGCCGGAGACCAAAGAGATGGAGTTTGTTAAGCACATCTCAGAACTTCAGAGCGAG TCAAAATACAAGAAGGACAAAGAGGATCTGCCCAACACTTTGTACTCACTGCTGCCCGAAACTCTGGAGACTCAGTTTGTTAAAGAGATGGCTGAGACACACAGTAAG AATAAATACAAAGAGGCGGGTAAGAAGGAGATGGTGAAGTGTCTGTACTCTCTGCTGCCCGAGACCAAAGAAACTCAGCATGCCAAGGAGCAGagccagctgcacagtgag AAAGCTTACAGGGAGGAGAGCAAGAAAGAAGCCGGCTGTAGTCTCTATGCCCAGATGCCCCAAACCATCGAGACCGTGTTTGCCAAAGAGCTGAGCAAGACACAGAGCGAT aAGTTCTATAAGGAGAAATATAATCGGGAGAAGGGGAAGTCCAGCTACACCAACATGAAGACGCTTCCTGAGGTGGAGCACGCCATGGAGGTCAACAAGAAGCAGAGTGAA GTCAGCTACAGGAAAGGTAAAGAGGAGCTTCATCACTACAACGCGGTCCCAGACAGACCTGACATCGTGAACGCCACCAACGCAGCTAAACTGGCCAGCGAt GTGACCTATAAGAGTTATACTAAGCAGCCTGTCTACAGTGACGAGTCTCTTCTGGCCAGAACCGACATCCAGCACGCCAAAGAGGTCTCAAAACTGGccagccag GTGAAGTATAAGGAGAGCTTTGACAGACAGTTAAAGGGGCAGAAACCTCAATACAACCCGCTGGAGTGTGTTTCCTTCAAACAAACGCAGGCTGCTTCTGCTCTGGCCAGTCAG GTGAAGTACAAAACCAACCAGAACCAGAAACCAGAAGGTTCCTCAGACCTCCCGAACCTCCTGCAGCTGGAGCACGCCCTGCACGCCAGCAAGCTTCAGAGCAAT GTAGAGTATAAGAAGAAGTACGAGCAGACGAAGGCTCATTACCACATAGCTCTGGACACGGCTGAACAGCTCCACCACAAGGAGAACGCAGTGCTGCACAGCcag gTAAAGTACAGAGAGGAGTATGAGAAGAACAAAGGTCGCTCTCTGATGGAGTTTGGAGACACTCAGACCTACAAGGTGTCCAAGGAAGCACAGAAGATGCAAAGCGAG AAGGAATATCGGAAGGACTATGAGGAGCAGATGAAGGGCAAAGCCTTGGTGGACGTCGACCAGACGCCTGGATACCTGACAGCGCGCCATGCTAGCAGCCTGCTGAGCGAG AAAGAGTACAAGAGGGACCTGGAGCAGGAGGTGAAGGGGCGGGGCTTATCTGGTGTTGGTCTTGAAGAGACACCTGAGCTGCTGAGGGTTAGAAAAGCCAATCAGATACTGAACCAG AAGGAGTACCGCAGAGATTTGGAGAGGGAGATTGTGGGGAAAGGCATGGAGCTGAGTGCTGATGTGCTGGAGATGCAAAGAGCCAAGAGAGCCTCACAGATCCAGAGCCAG AAGTCGTACAAGCAGACGGAGCAGCTCAGAGAACATTCATACGGGACGGTTACAGACACTCCTGAGCTGCTGCACGCCTCCTACCTCAAAGACGTCTACAGCCAG AAGAAGTATAAAGACGAGGCGGAGCGACTGAAGGGACGCTACAGTCTGGTTTCTGAAACCCCCGAGATGGAGAGGGTCAAAGCCAACCAGAGACACATCAGCTCT cTGCGATACTGCTGGGACTCAAAGCTGATGAGAAACCTGACGTCATCGGTCACAGAGACGCCGGAGATCGTCCTCGCCAGAGAGAACGCCAAGAAGATCAGCGAC GTCAAATACAAGCAGAGCGCAGTGAAGGCCACCAGCGTCGGAGTGACTCCAGAGCTGGAGAGAGTCAAGCAAAACCAGGAGAACATCAGCTCg gTGAAGTACCAGCGCGGGCTGCAGGAAGTGAGGGGGCGGAGCTGCAATGAGCTGGACACACCTGAGTACAGACGTGTCAGGAAGACACAGGATTCGGTCTCCATGGTAGCAGCCTGGTTGCTGTGGTTCCCACCTGTGCAGTGGGAGGAGCTAACACAAGTGATGAGTGATGTGGCACCAAGCGTGTGA
- the LOC116321060 gene encoding nebulette-like isoform X3 has product MSEIQSESKYKEAGKKEASSSLYSKLPETLETQHAKEAAQLQSQVKYKQDGKKEVSSSLYHQLPATTETQLAKELRDLCSEVKYKEEGKKEISKNLYSLLPETAETQFAKQMSEIQSEAKYKKDKEDLPNTLYSLLPETLETQFVKEMAETHSEVKYKEAGKKEASSSLYHQLPETLETQHVKEVTELQSENKYKQSGKKAMSSSLYSQLPQTAETQLAAKVSDMQSECKYKENGIKSLSQSLYSQLPETAETQLARTVSELQSEAKYKEASKKEASSCLYHQLPETLETQHAKEATELQSQVKYKEGKKELSTNLYSLLPETEEIKFAKAVTELQSENKYKQKGRQEISSSVFHQMPETKEMEFVKHISELQSESKYKKDKEDLPNTLYSLLPETLETQFVKEMAETHSKNKYKEAGKKEMVKCLYSLLPETKETQHAKEQSQLHSEKAYREESKKEAGCSLYAQMPQTIETVFAKELSKTQSDKFYKEKYNREKGKSSYTNMKTLPEVEHAMEVNKKQSEVSYRKGKEELHHYNAVPDRPDIVNATNAAKLASDVTYKSYTKQPVYSDESLLARTDIQHAKEVSKLASQVKYKESFDRQLKGQKPQYNPLECVSFKQTQAASALASQVKYKTNQNQKPEGSSDLPNLLQLEHALHASKLQSNVEYKKKYEQTKAHYHIALDTAEQLHHKENAVLHSQVKYREEYEKNKGRSLMEFGDTQTYKVSKEAQKMQSEKEYRKDYEEQMKGKALVDVDQTPGYLTARHASSLLSEKEYKRDLEQEVKGRGLSGVGLEETPELLRVRKANQILNQKEYRRDLEREIVGKGMELSADVLEMQRAKRASQIQSQKSYKQTEQLREHSYGTVTDTPELLHASYLKDVYSQKKYKDEAERLKGRYSLVSETPEMERVKANQRHISSLRYCWDSKLMRNLTSSVTETPEIVLARENAKKISDVQYREEVGCGTAVMDTPEMERVRRNQENISSVKYKQSAVKATSVGVTPELERVKQNQENISSVKYQRGLQEVRGRSCNELDTPEYRRVRKTQDSVSMVAAWLLWFPPVQWEELTQVMSDVAPSV; this is encoded by the exons ATGTCAGAAATACAGAGTGAG agcaaaTATAAAGAAGCGGGAAAGAAGGAAGCGTCCAGCTCTCTGTACTCGAAGCTGCCCGAGACTCTGGAAACTCAGCACGCCAAAGAGGCGGCACAGCTGCAGAGTCAG GTGAAGTATAAACAGGACGGTAAGAAGGAGGTGAGCAGCTCTCTGTATCATCAGCTACCTGCAACCACAGAGACACAGCTGGCCAAGGAGCTGAGAGATCTCTGCAGTGAG gtgAAGTACAAAGAGGAGGGTAAGAAGGAGATCAGTAAGAACTTGTACTCGCTGCTCCCAGAGACGGCAGAGACACAGTTCGCCAAGCAGATGTCAGAAATACAGAGTGAG GCAAAGTACAAGAAGGACAAAGAGGATCTGCCCAACACTTTGTACTCACTGCTGCCTGAAACTCTGGAGACTCAGTTTGTTAAAGAGATGGCTGAGACACACAGCGAG GTTAAATACAAAGAAGCAGGGAAGAAAGAGGCCAGCAGCTCTCTGTACCACCAGCTCCCTGAGACTCTGGAGACGCAGCACGTTAAAGAGGTTACTGAGCTGCAGAGCGAG AACAAGTACAAGCAGAGCGGGAAGAAGGCGATGTCGTCCAGTTTGTACTCTCAGCTGCCGCAGACGGCCGAAACGCAGCTCGCCGCCAAGGTGTCCGACATGCAGAGTGAA TGTAAATACAAGGAGAACGGCATCAAGAGCCTCTCTCAGAGTCTCTACTCACAGCTCCCAGAAACAGCCGAGACTCAGTTAGCCAGAACTGTGTCTGAGCTGCAGAGTGAG gCCAAGTACAAGGAGGCGAGCAAAAAGGAGGCGAGCAGCTGTCTGTACCATCAGCTGCCCGAAACACTGGAGACTCAGCATGCTAAAGAGGCTACTGAGCTACAAAGTCAG GTGAAATACAAGGAAGGTAAGAAGGAGCTGAGCACCAACCTGTACTCACTGCTGCCTGAGACAGAGGAGATCAAGTTTGCTAAAGCAGTGACGGAGCTTCAGAGTGAG AATAAATACAAGCAGAAAGGCAGACAGGAGATCAGCAGCAGTGTTTTCCACCAGATGCCGGAGACCAAAGAGATGGAGTTTGTTAAGCACATCTCAGAACTTCAGAGCGAG TCAAAATACAAGAAGGACAAAGAGGATCTGCCCAACACTTTGTACTCACTGCTGCCCGAAACTCTGGAGACTCAGTTTGTTAAAGAGATGGCTGAGACACACAGTAAG AATAAATACAAAGAGGCGGGTAAGAAGGAGATGGTGAAGTGTCTGTACTCTCTGCTGCCCGAGACCAAAGAAACTCAGCATGCCAAGGAGCAGagccagctgcacagtgag AAAGCTTACAGGGAGGAGAGCAAGAAAGAAGCCGGCTGTAGTCTCTATGCCCAGATGCCCCAAACCATCGAGACCGTGTTTGCCAAAGAGCTGAGCAAGACACAGAGCGAT aAGTTCTATAAGGAGAAATATAATCGGGAGAAGGGGAAGTCCAGCTACACCAACATGAAGACGCTTCCTGAGGTGGAGCACGCCATGGAGGTCAACAAGAAGCAGAGTGAA GTCAGCTACAGGAAAGGTAAAGAGGAGCTTCATCACTACAACGCGGTCCCAGACAGACCTGACATCGTGAACGCCACCAACGCAGCTAAACTGGCCAGCGAt GTGACCTATAAGAGTTATACTAAGCAGCCTGTCTACAGTGACGAGTCTCTTCTGGCCAGAACCGACATCCAGCACGCCAAAGAGGTCTCAAAACTGGccagccag GTGAAGTATAAGGAGAGCTTTGACAGACAGTTAAAGGGGCAGAAACCTCAATACAACCCGCTGGAGTGTGTTTCCTTCAAACAAACGCAGGCTGCTTCTGCTCTGGCCAGTCAG GTGAAGTACAAAACCAACCAGAACCAGAAACCAGAAGGTTCCTCAGACCTCCCGAACCTCCTGCAGCTGGAGCACGCCCTGCACGCCAGCAAGCTTCAGAGCAAT GTAGAGTATAAGAAGAAGTACGAGCAGACGAAGGCTCATTACCACATAGCTCTGGACACGGCTGAACAGCTCCACCACAAGGAGAACGCAGTGCTGCACAGCcag gTAAAGTACAGAGAGGAGTATGAGAAGAACAAAGGTCGCTCTCTGATGGAGTTTGGAGACACTCAGACCTACAAGGTGTCCAAGGAAGCACAGAAGATGCAAAGCGAG AAGGAATATCGGAAGGACTATGAGGAGCAGATGAAGGGCAAAGCCTTGGTGGACGTCGACCAGACGCCTGGATACCTGACAGCGCGCCATGCTAGCAGCCTGCTGAGCGAG AAAGAGTACAAGAGGGACCTGGAGCAGGAGGTGAAGGGGCGGGGCTTATCTGGTGTTGGTCTTGAAGAGACACCTGAGCTGCTGAGGGTTAGAAAAGCCAATCAGATACTGAACCAG AAGGAGTACCGCAGAGATTTGGAGAGGGAGATTGTGGGGAAAGGCATGGAGCTGAGTGCTGATGTGCTGGAGATGCAAAGAGCCAAGAGAGCCTCACAGATCCAGAGCCAG AAGTCGTACAAGCAGACGGAGCAGCTCAGAGAACATTCATACGGGACGGTTACAGACACTCCTGAGCTGCTGCACGCCTCCTACCTCAAAGACGTCTACAGCCAG AAGAAGTATAAAGACGAGGCGGAGCGACTGAAGGGACGCTACAGTCTGGTTTCTGAAACCCCCGAGATGGAGAGGGTCAAAGCCAACCAGAGACACATCAGCTCT cTGCGATACTGCTGGGACTCAAAGCTGATGAGAAACCTGACGTCATCGGTCACAGAGACGCCGGAGATCGTCCTCGCCAGAGAGAACGCCAAGAAGATCAGCGAC GTCCagtacagggaggaggtgggttgTGGCACCGCAGTCATGGACACACCTGAGATGGAGCGAGTCCGACGTAACCAGGAGAACATCAGCTCA GTCAAATACAAGCAGAGCGCAGTGAAGGCCACCAGCGTCGGAGTGACTCCAGAGCTGGAGAGAGTCAAGCAAAACCAGGAGAACATCAGCTCg gTGAAGTACCAGCGCGGGCTGCAGGAAGTGAGGGGGCGGAGCTGCAATGAGCTGGACACACCTGAGTACAGACGTGTCAGGAAGACACAGGATTCGGTCTCCATGGTAGCAGCCTGGTTGCTGTGGTTCCCACCTGTGCAGTGGGAGGAGCTAACACAAGTGATGAGTGATGTGGCACCAAGCGTGTGA
- the LOC116321060 gene encoding nebulette-like isoform X1: MSEIQSEANYKKDKEDLPNTLYSLLPETLETQFVKEMAETHSQVKYKQAGKQHTASSLYSKLPETLETKHAKEVTELQSEKKYKDEGKKEMMSPLYAQLPETTETHFAREMTEILSENKYKESGKKSQTVSVYSQLPQTNEIQFAKAVSEIQSESKYKEAGKKEASSSLYSKLPETLETQHAKEAAQLQSQVKYKQDGKKEVSSSLYHQLPATTETQLAKELRDLCSEVKYKEEGKKEISKNLYSLLPETAETQFAKQMSEIQSEAKYKKDKEDLPNTLYSLLPETLETQFVKEMAETHSEVKYKEAGKKEASSSLYHQLPETLETQHVKEVTELQSENKYKQSGKKAMSSSLYSQLPQTAETQLAAKVSDMQSECKYKENGIKSLSQSLYSQLPETAETQLARTVSELQSEAKYKEASKKEASSCLYHQLPETLETQHAKEATELQSQVKYKEGKKELSTNLYSLLPETEEIKFAKAVTELQSENKYKQKGRQEISSSVFHQMPETKEMEFVKHISELQSESKYKKDKEDLPNTLYSLLPETLETQFVKEMAETHSKNKYKEAGKKEMVKCLYSLLPETKETQHAKEQSQLHSEKAYREESKKEAGCSLYAQMPQTIETVFAKELSKTQSDKFYKEKYNREKGKSSYTNMKTLPEVEHAMEVNKKQSEVSYRKGKEELHHYNAVPDRPDIVNATNAAKLASDVTYKSYTKQPVYSDESLLARTDIQHAKEVSKLASQVKYKESFDRQLKGQKPQYNPLECVSFKQTQAASALASQVKYKTNQNQKPEGSSDLPNLLQLEHALHASKLQSNVEYKKKYEQTKAHYHIALDTAEQLHHKENAVLHSQVKYREEYEKNKGRSLMEFGDTQTYKVSKEAQKMQSEKEYRKDYEEQMKGKALVDVDQTPGYLTARHASSLLSEKEYKRDLEQEVKGRGLSGVGLEETPELLRVRKANQILNQKEYRRDLEREIVGKGMELSADVLEMQRAKRASQIQSQKSYKQTEQLREHSYGTVTDTPELLHASYLKDVYSQKKYKDEAERLKGRYSLVSETPEMERVKANQRHISSLRYCWDSKLMRNLTSSVTETPEIVLARENAKKISDVQYREEVGCGTAVMDTPEMERVRRNQENISSVKYKQSAVKATSVGVTPELERVKQNQENISSVKYQRGLQEVRGRSCNELDTPEYRRVRKTQDSVSMVAAWLLWFPPVQWEELTQVMSDVAPSV; this comes from the exons ATGTCAGAAATACAGAGTGAG gcaaaCTACAAGAAGGACAAAGAGGATCTGCCCAACACTTTGTACTCACTGCTGCCTGAAACTCTGGAGACTCAGTTTGTTAAAGAGATGGCTGAGACACACAGCCAG GTGAAGTACAAGCAGGCGGGTAAGCAGCACACGGCGTCGTCTCTTTACTCCAAACTGCCCGAAACTCTGGAGACCAAACACGCCAAAGAAGTGACTGAACTGCAGAGTGAA AAAAAGTACAAAGATGAGGGGAAGAAGGAGATGATGTCGCCTCTGTACGCTCAGCTCCCTGAAACCACAGAGACCCACTTTGCCCGCGAGATGACTGAAATACTGAGCGAG AACAAATATAAGGAAAGTGGGAAGAAGAGCCAGACTGTCAGTGTGTATTCCCAGCTGCCACAGACCAACGAAATCCAGTTTGCCAAAGCTGTATCTGAAATACAGAGTGAG agcaaaTATAAAGAAGCGGGAAAGAAGGAAGCGTCCAGCTCTCTGTACTCGAAGCTGCCCGAGACTCTGGAAACTCAGCACGCCAAAGAGGCGGCACAGCTGCAGAGTCAG GTGAAGTATAAACAGGACGGTAAGAAGGAGGTGAGCAGCTCTCTGTATCATCAGCTACCTGCAACCACAGAGACACAGCTGGCCAAGGAGCTGAGAGATCTCTGCAGTGAG gtgAAGTACAAAGAGGAGGGTAAGAAGGAGATCAGTAAGAACTTGTACTCGCTGCTCCCAGAGACGGCAGAGACACAGTTCGCCAAGCAGATGTCAGAAATACAGAGTGAG GCAAAGTACAAGAAGGACAAAGAGGATCTGCCCAACACTTTGTACTCACTGCTGCCTGAAACTCTGGAGACTCAGTTTGTTAAAGAGATGGCTGAGACACACAGCGAG GTTAAATACAAAGAAGCAGGGAAGAAAGAGGCCAGCAGCTCTCTGTACCACCAGCTCCCTGAGACTCTGGAGACGCAGCACGTTAAAGAGGTTACTGAGCTGCAGAGCGAG AACAAGTACAAGCAGAGCGGGAAGAAGGCGATGTCGTCCAGTTTGTACTCTCAGCTGCCGCAGACGGCCGAAACGCAGCTCGCCGCCAAGGTGTCCGACATGCAGAGTGAA TGTAAATACAAGGAGAACGGCATCAAGAGCCTCTCTCAGAGTCTCTACTCACAGCTCCCAGAAACAGCCGAGACTCAGTTAGCCAGAACTGTGTCTGAGCTGCAGAGTGAG gCCAAGTACAAGGAGGCGAGCAAAAAGGAGGCGAGCAGCTGTCTGTACCATCAGCTGCCCGAAACACTGGAGACTCAGCATGCTAAAGAGGCTACTGAGCTACAAAGTCAG GTGAAATACAAGGAAGGTAAGAAGGAGCTGAGCACCAACCTGTACTCACTGCTGCCTGAGACAGAGGAGATCAAGTTTGCTAAAGCAGTGACGGAGCTTCAGAGTGAG AATAAATACAAGCAGAAAGGCAGACAGGAGATCAGCAGCAGTGTTTTCCACCAGATGCCGGAGACCAAAGAGATGGAGTTTGTTAAGCACATCTCAGAACTTCAGAGCGAG TCAAAATACAAGAAGGACAAAGAGGATCTGCCCAACACTTTGTACTCACTGCTGCCCGAAACTCTGGAGACTCAGTTTGTTAAAGAGATGGCTGAGACACACAGTAAG AATAAATACAAAGAGGCGGGTAAGAAGGAGATGGTGAAGTGTCTGTACTCTCTGCTGCCCGAGACCAAAGAAACTCAGCATGCCAAGGAGCAGagccagctgcacagtgag AAAGCTTACAGGGAGGAGAGCAAGAAAGAAGCCGGCTGTAGTCTCTATGCCCAGATGCCCCAAACCATCGAGACCGTGTTTGCCAAAGAGCTGAGCAAGACACAGAGCGAT aAGTTCTATAAGGAGAAATATAATCGGGAGAAGGGGAAGTCCAGCTACACCAACATGAAGACGCTTCCTGAGGTGGAGCACGCCATGGAGGTCAACAAGAAGCAGAGTGAA GTCAGCTACAGGAAAGGTAAAGAGGAGCTTCATCACTACAACGCGGTCCCAGACAGACCTGACATCGTGAACGCCACCAACGCAGCTAAACTGGCCAGCGAt GTGACCTATAAGAGTTATACTAAGCAGCCTGTCTACAGTGACGAGTCTCTTCTGGCCAGAACCGACATCCAGCACGCCAAAGAGGTCTCAAAACTGGccagccag GTGAAGTATAAGGAGAGCTTTGACAGACAGTTAAAGGGGCAGAAACCTCAATACAACCCGCTGGAGTGTGTTTCCTTCAAACAAACGCAGGCTGCTTCTGCTCTGGCCAGTCAG GTGAAGTACAAAACCAACCAGAACCAGAAACCAGAAGGTTCCTCAGACCTCCCGAACCTCCTGCAGCTGGAGCACGCCCTGCACGCCAGCAAGCTTCAGAGCAAT GTAGAGTATAAGAAGAAGTACGAGCAGACGAAGGCTCATTACCACATAGCTCTGGACACGGCTGAACAGCTCCACCACAAGGAGAACGCAGTGCTGCACAGCcag gTAAAGTACAGAGAGGAGTATGAGAAGAACAAAGGTCGCTCTCTGATGGAGTTTGGAGACACTCAGACCTACAAGGTGTCCAAGGAAGCACAGAAGATGCAAAGCGAG AAGGAATATCGGAAGGACTATGAGGAGCAGATGAAGGGCAAAGCCTTGGTGGACGTCGACCAGACGCCTGGATACCTGACAGCGCGCCATGCTAGCAGCCTGCTGAGCGAG AAAGAGTACAAGAGGGACCTGGAGCAGGAGGTGAAGGGGCGGGGCTTATCTGGTGTTGGTCTTGAAGAGACACCTGAGCTGCTGAGGGTTAGAAAAGCCAATCAGATACTGAACCAG AAGGAGTACCGCAGAGATTTGGAGAGGGAGATTGTGGGGAAAGGCATGGAGCTGAGTGCTGATGTGCTGGAGATGCAAAGAGCCAAGAGAGCCTCACAGATCCAGAGCCAG AAGTCGTACAAGCAGACGGAGCAGCTCAGAGAACATTCATACGGGACGGTTACAGACACTCCTGAGCTGCTGCACGCCTCCTACCTCAAAGACGTCTACAGCCAG AAGAAGTATAAAGACGAGGCGGAGCGACTGAAGGGACGCTACAGTCTGGTTTCTGAAACCCCCGAGATGGAGAGGGTCAAAGCCAACCAGAGACACATCAGCTCT cTGCGATACTGCTGGGACTCAAAGCTGATGAGAAACCTGACGTCATCGGTCACAGAGACGCCGGAGATCGTCCTCGCCAGAGAGAACGCCAAGAAGATCAGCGAC GTCCagtacagggaggaggtgggttgTGGCACCGCAGTCATGGACACACCTGAGATGGAGCGAGTCCGACGTAACCAGGAGAACATCAGCTCA GTCAAATACAAGCAGAGCGCAGTGAAGGCCACCAGCGTCGGAGTGACTCCAGAGCTGGAGAGAGTCAAGCAAAACCAGGAGAACATCAGCTCg gTGAAGTACCAGCGCGGGCTGCAGGAAGTGAGGGGGCGGAGCTGCAATGAGCTGGACACACCTGAGTACAGACGTGTCAGGAAGACACAGGATTCGGTCTCCATGGTAGCAGCCTGGTTGCTGTGGTTCCCACCTGTGCAGTGGGAGGAGCTAACACAAGTGATGAGTGATGTGGCACCAAGCGTGTGA